A DNA window from Anaerocolumna sp. AGMB13020 contains the following coding sequences:
- a CDS encoding cobyric acid synthase, whose protein sequence is MAKKIMIQGTMSGVGKSLLTAGLCRILRQDGYRVAPFKSQNMALNSFITKDGLEMGRAQVVQAEAAMVEPSVLMNPILLKPTTDVGSQVIVRGEVIGNMKAVEYFKYKRSLMPVIMDSFQELEKDYDYIVIEGAGSPAEINLKQNDIVNMGLAKALQAPVLLVGDIDRGGVFAQLAGTMMLLEEEEKELVKGVIINKFRGDKEILKPGLTMLDDLINRPTAGVIPYVYLNLDDEDSLTERFQDKGKVSQLKAAVVKLPRISNFSDFSILESLEYLSLVYATGAGDLENADIIIIPGTKNTLSDLLWMRQNGMEAAIKKLAQKDVIIMGICGGFQMLGEVLKDPDHIEGGGDLRGLGLLPLETIFEKEKVRTRVRGRVHKMQEELTELSDAEFEGYEIHMGRSRVLTDMAEGSFSEVTPLTEKSEGKQEGFAKGNVFGTYVHGIFDQGDFCERLMKLLLKRKGLTYEGIEPLDFNAYKESQYNLLADTVRMNLDMELIYKIMDEGAK, encoded by the coding sequence ATGGCAAAGAAAATAATGATCCAAGGAACCATGTCCGGGGTAGGAAAAAGTCTTTTAACGGCTGGGTTGTGCAGAATCCTGCGCCAGGACGGATACAGGGTTGCCCCCTTTAAGTCACAGAATATGGCCTTAAACTCTTTTATAACAAAGGATGGGCTCGAAATGGGAAGGGCTCAGGTGGTTCAGGCAGAAGCAGCTATGGTTGAGCCCAGCGTGCTTATGAACCCAATACTTTTAAAACCCACTACCGATGTAGGTTCTCAGGTTATTGTCAGAGGAGAAGTAATAGGGAACATGAAGGCGGTGGAATATTTTAAATATAAGCGCTCTTTAATGCCGGTTATCATGGACTCATTTCAGGAACTGGAAAAGGATTATGACTATATTGTTATCGAAGGCGCCGGAAGTCCTGCTGAAATTAACCTTAAACAAAATGATATCGTTAATATGGGGCTGGCGAAAGCGCTTCAAGCCCCGGTTTTATTAGTGGGTGATATTGACAGGGGAGGAGTTTTTGCCCAATTGGCAGGTACCATGATGCTGTTAGAGGAAGAAGAGAAAGAACTGGTCAAGGGAGTAATAATCAATAAATTCCGAGGGGATAAAGAAATTCTAAAACCTGGTCTTACCATGCTGGATGATTTGATCAATCGCCCTACGGCAGGAGTTATTCCTTATGTGTATCTTAACCTGGATGATGAGGACAGCCTTACAGAACGTTTTCAAGACAAAGGGAAGGTAAGTCAGTTGAAGGCAGCAGTAGTGAAACTCCCCAGGATCTCCAATTTTTCTGACTTTAGCATACTTGAATCACTGGAGTATCTGTCACTGGTATACGCAACCGGTGCAGGTGACCTTGAGAATGCAGATATTATCATAATACCCGGTACAAAAAATACGCTGAGTGATCTGTTATGGATGAGACAGAACGGGATGGAAGCAGCAATCAAGAAGCTGGCCCAGAAAGATGTAATTATCATGGGAATCTGCGGTGGTTTTCAGATGTTAGGTGAAGTGCTGAAAGACCCTGATCATATCGAAGGGGGAGGCGACTTAAGGGGACTTGGTTTACTGCCGCTGGAGACGATATTTGAAAAAGAGAAAGTACGAACCAGAGTACGGGGCAGAGTTCATAAAATGCAAGAGGAACTAACCGAGCTTAGTGATGCAGAATTCGAAGGATATGAGATACATATGGGCCGCTCAAGGGTCCTCACGGATATGGCAGAGGGAAGCTTTTCGGAGGTTACCCCCCTCACAGAAAAATCCGAGGGTAAGCAAGAGGGATTTGCAAAAGGGAATGTATTTGGCACTTATGTGCATGGTATCTTTGACCAGGGGGATTTCTGTGAAAGATTAATGAAACTCCTCCTAAAGAGAAAAGGTCTTACATATGAAGGGATTGAACCTCTTGATTTTAATGCTTATAAAGAAAGTCAATACAATCTCCTTGCTGATACCGTTAGGATGAATTTGGATATGGAGCTGATTTATAAAATTATGGATGAAGGTGCAAAATAA
- a CDS encoding precorrin-8X methylmutase, whose amino-acid sequence MKYRIENLLPEEIEKKSFEIIEEELKKRGFEAKEPGTISIIKRVIHTSADFDYADNLYFSPGVVGHTLEVLKKKPVIITDTNMGKAGVNKAALEQFGCEIHCFMADKDVAEEAKKRGITRAAASMEKAFRLKEEGILEGELIFAVGNAPTALITLHELILEKQFRTALVIAVPVGFVNVVEAKEMIEDLNIPCIVARGRKGGSNVAAGICNALLYLAKAELNDKSS is encoded by the coding sequence ATGAAATACAGGATAGAGAATCTTCTCCCGGAGGAGATTGAGAAAAAAAGTTTTGAGATTATTGAAGAAGAACTAAAGAAACGTGGATTTGAGGCGAAGGAACCTGGAACCATATCAATCATTAAGAGGGTAATACATACCTCAGCTGATTTCGATTATGCGGATAACCTGTATTTTTCACCAGGTGTTGTTGGCCATACCCTAGAGGTCCTGAAAAAGAAGCCGGTAATTATTACGGATACCAACATGGGGAAAGCAGGAGTCAATAAAGCTGCACTAGAGCAATTCGGCTGTGAGATACATTGCTTCATGGCAGATAAGGATGTAGCGGAGGAAGCAAAAAAAAGAGGAATTACCAGGGCAGCTGCGAGTATGGAGAAAGCTTTTCGGTTAAAAGAAGAGGGGATACTCGAAGGGGAGCTTATCTTTGCAGTTGGTAATGCCCCTACGGCTCTTATAACACTACATGAATTAATCCTTGAGAAGCAGTTTAGGACAGCACTTGTAATTGCAGTACCCGTTGGATTTGTAAATGTAGTAGAGGCGAAGGAAATGATAGAGGACCTTAATATACCTTGCATTGTAGCCAGAGGCAGAAAAGGTGGAAGCAACGTTGCTGCCGGTATCTGTAATGCTCTTTTGTACCTGGCAAAAGCAGAGCTAAATGATAAATCTTCATAA
- a CDS encoding AEC family transporter, translated as MTLAVIALNQILIMFLIMLLGFFCYKIKIINHETNRKLSDFLLLVVNPLLIVNSYQREFNKELLIGLEISFVLAFVSHLIAMGIARLLIRGKNKPDISLERFSSVYSNCGFIGIPLINSLFGGEGVFYLTAYLTVFNVLIWTHGVILITGQKDLKAIRKTLVSPTFIAIIAGLVLFLLNVRIPEVLYRSMDYVASMNTPLAMIIAGATMAQSQLKKVLLKGRIYLVVIMKQLLIPAILVVLFHKLPIDHMILTTTVIAAACPVAATGMLFALRFNKNHLYASELYTVSTITSLVTIPILMFFAGFFIK; from the coding sequence ATGACATTAGCAGTCATTGCACTTAATCAAATACTAATTATGTTTCTGATAATGTTATTAGGTTTTTTCTGTTATAAGATAAAGATCATTAATCATGAAACCAACAGAAAGCTGTCTGATTTTCTGCTTTTAGTCGTTAACCCTTTGTTGATCGTTAACTCTTATCAGAGGGAATTTAACAAAGAGCTGTTGATAGGTCTTGAGATATCCTTTGTACTAGCTTTCGTAAGCCATCTGATCGCAATGGGCATAGCCAGACTATTAATAAGAGGTAAGAATAAACCGGATATTTCACTGGAGAGGTTTTCATCTGTATACTCAAACTGCGGATTTATCGGTATACCCCTAATTAACAGCCTATTTGGCGGTGAAGGTGTATTTTATCTAACTGCTTATTTAACCGTCTTTAATGTGCTTATCTGGACCCATGGCGTTATACTGATAACAGGACAAAAGGATTTGAAAGCAATACGAAAGACTCTGGTATCACCCACTTTTATAGCAATTATAGCGGGACTCGTACTGTTCTTATTAAATGTCAGAATTCCAGAAGTCCTATATCGATCAATGGACTATGTGGCATCTATGAATACTCCGCTGGCAATGATAATCGCAGGAGCCACCATGGCGCAATCCCAGCTAAAGAAGGTACTGTTAAAGGGCAGGATCTATCTGGTGGTTATCATGAAGCAGCTATTAATACCTGCAATCCTGGTAGTACTTTTTCATAAGCTTCCCATAGACCATATGATACTTACCACAACTGTAATAGCAGCAGCTTGTCCAGTAGCAGCAACCGGAATGTTATTTGCGCTGCGTTTTAATAAGAATCACCTCTATGCTTCGGAACTATATACAGTAAGCACCATAACTTCATTAGTGACTATTCCAATCCTTATGTTCTTTGCAGGCTTTTTTATAAAATAA
- the cobD gene encoding threonine-phosphate decarboxylase CobD: MFSYTHGGEIYDKKVSLDFSVNTNPFGMPEGVRKILIDSVDLYDRYPDDYYRELKTALAKEHSLDDDELICANGASDMIYRLCEVIRPGKALLCAPTFIEYEQALKAVGCEIAYYNLKEENDFALQEDYLIHLTPDIHMVFLCNPSNPIGNLVDKKLLIKVAEKCQELGIVLVVDECFLDFVKEAESLICHRKRYPGLFILKAFTKFYALAGLRLGYGVCSGKELMEELLRHTPSWNVSLPAQLAGVEALKDMAYREKTYKWIESEREYLSLGLSALGFKVYPSQGNFLLFHGKEGLYEELLKRGILIRECKNYRQLGPGYYRAAVKAREDNEQLLKVIGEILGKDAI; this comes from the coding sequence ATGTTCAGTTATACACACGGTGGTGAAATATACGATAAAAAGGTATCCTTGGACTTTTCCGTCAATACGAATCCTTTTGGTATGCCGGAAGGGGTCCGAAAAATACTCATAGACTCAGTGGACCTATACGACCGCTATCCTGATGATTACTACAGGGAGCTTAAGACAGCACTTGCAAAAGAGCACTCCTTAGACGATGATGAGCTTATATGTGCTAATGGGGCTTCTGATATGATATACCGATTATGTGAGGTAATAAGACCGGGCAAAGCGCTTCTTTGTGCACCTACCTTCATAGAATATGAACAGGCTCTTAAGGCTGTTGGCTGCGAAATTGCGTATTATAATTTAAAGGAAGAAAATGATTTTGCATTACAGGAGGATTATCTTATCCACCTGACGCCTGATATTCATATGGTTTTTTTGTGTAATCCTTCTAATCCGATAGGCAATCTTGTAGATAAGAAGCTTTTGATAAAAGTAGCAGAAAAATGCCAGGAACTTGGGATAGTTCTTGTTGTGGATGAATGCTTTCTCGACTTTGTGAAAGAAGCAGAGTCACTTATCTGCCATAGAAAGAGATATCCGGGGCTTTTTATCCTTAAGGCATTTACAAAATTCTATGCCTTGGCAGGGCTGAGACTTGGATACGGTGTCTGCAGCGGCAAGGAATTAATGGAGGAGCTATTGCGGCATACCCCTTCCTGGAATGTATCACTGCCGGCACAGCTTGCCGGTGTGGAAGCACTAAAGGATATGGCATATCGGGAAAAGACATACAAATGGATTGAGTCGGAGAGAGAATATTTGAGTTTGGGGCTTTCTGCCCTGGGATTTAAGGTGTATCCCTCACAAGGCAATTTCCTGCTTTTTCATGGGAAAGAAGGGCTTTATGAGGAATTATTAAAGCGAGGGATTCTGATCAGAGAGTGTAAAAATTACAGGCAGTTAGGACCTGGCTACTACCGGGCTGCCGTTAAAGCAAGGGAAGATAACGAACAGCTGCTGAAAGTAATCGGCGAGATTCTGGGGAAAGATGCCATATAG
- the greA gene encoding transcription elongation factor GreA: MAEKKNILTYEGLRLLENELQDLKVNKRKEVAQKIKEAREQGDLSENAEYDAAKDEQREIEARIEEIDKILKNAEVVVEDEVEVDVINIGCKVRILDIEFDDEMEYKIVGSTEANSLKGKISNESPVGRALIGARVGDIVNVETHSGMLEYKILEIQKSN, from the coding sequence ATGGCAGAAAAAAAGAACATTTTGACCTATGAGGGATTAAGACTTTTAGAGAACGAACTACAAGATTTAAAAGTCAACAAACGTAAAGAGGTTGCACAGAAGATAAAGGAAGCCAGAGAACAGGGTGATTTATCCGAGAATGCAGAATATGATGCAGCAAAAGACGAGCAGAGAGAGATTGAAGCAAGAATCGAAGAGATAGATAAAATCCTGAAAAACGCCGAAGTCGTTGTGGAAGACGAAGTTGAGGTTGACGTAATTAATATAGGGTGTAAAGTTAGAATACTTGATATAGAATTTGATGATGAGATGGAATATAAAATCGTAGGTTCTACGGAAGCAAATAGTCTTAAAGGAAAGATCTCCAATGAATCACCGGTCGGAAGAGCCTTGATTGGTGCAAGAGTTGGGGATATTGTTAATGTTGAGACTCATTCCGGTATGCTAGAGTACAAGATACTGGAAATACAGAAGTCCAACTAA
- a CDS encoding cob(I)yrinic acid a,c-diamide adenosyltransferase translates to MNKGLIHVYCGDGKGKTTAAVGLTVRAAGSGLKVVFFQFLKARDSGEIDVLRELKNVTVIRNDVDYGFYKRMTEEDKLQITKLHNRNLKNALQYIYEEACDLLVLDEVCAAYYYNLLDRSIIDTLIREKPEKLELVLTGRDPAPLFLEYADYVSEIKKLKHPYDQHIGARKGIEF, encoded by the coding sequence ATGAATAAAGGCTTGATACATGTATATTGTGGTGACGGTAAAGGTAAGACCACAGCCGCTGTGGGTTTAACCGTCAGAGCTGCAGGCAGTGGGTTAAAGGTCGTATTTTTTCAATTTCTCAAAGCAAGAGACTCCGGTGAGATTGATGTCTTAAGAGAACTTAAGAATGTAACAGTAATCAGAAATGATGTGGATTACGGGTTTTATAAACGAATGACAGAAGAGGATAAGCTGCAGATAACAAAACTTCATAACAGAAACCTAAAGAATGCCTTGCAATACATTTATGAAGAGGCTTGTGACTTATTGGTGCTGGATGAAGTCTGTGCGGCTTACTATTATAATCTTTTGGATAGAAGTATAATCGATACGCTAATAAGAGAAAAACCTGAGAAATTGGAGCTTGTTCTGACCGGCAGAGATCCGGCACCGCTTTTTCTGGAATATGCAGATTATGTTTCAGAAATAAAAAAGCTGAAACATCCCTATGACCAGCATATCGGCGCAAGAAAAGGAATTGAATTTTAA
- the nifJ gene encoding pyruvate:ferredoxin (flavodoxin) oxidoreductase, with product MARKMKTMDGNNAAAHVSYAFTDVAAIYPITPSSVMAEVTDAWSAQGRKNIFGHEVQVSEMQSEAGAAGTVHGSLQAGALTTTFTASQGLLLMIPNMYKIAGELLPCVIDVSARALASHALSIFGDHSDVYACRQTGFAMLCSGNVQEVMDLGAVAHLSTIKSRVPFLHFFDGFRTSHEIQKVETWDYEDLKEMTDLDAVAAFRKRALNPEHPVTRGTAQNPDIFFQAREASNPYYDAVPGIVEEYMNKVNAKIGTDYKLFNYYGAPDAEHVIIAMGSVCDTIEETIDYLVAEGAKVGLIKVRLYRPFSVKHLLDVIPDSVKQLSVLDRTKEPGALGEPLWLDIVAALKDTKFKDIPVLTGRYGLGSKDTTPGQIASVYKNTEKKKFTIGIVDDVTHLSLETTKKFNTTPEATISCKFWGLGADGTVGANKNSIKIIGDHTDMYAQAYFDYDSKKSGGITTSHLRFGKAPIKSTYLVSQANFVACHNPSYVRKYNMVQDLKEGGSFLLNCGWSMEEIEAHLPGQVKRYIAEHNIKFYTIDGISIGKEIGLGGRINTVLQAAFFKLANIIPVDDAVKYMKAAATASYSKKGDAVVKMNHDAIDRGITDVKEIQVPASWANAEDESLLSEATGSRREIVDYVNKIQNVVNAQDGYSLPVSTFVDMADGTFPLGSAAFEKRGIAVDVPMWNPDNCIQCNFCSYVCPHASIRPVAMTEAQAANAPEGSTYVDLTGMAGYKFAISVSALDCQGCGSCANVCPGKKGEKALTMESLDTQLDAQKLFDYGVEIGFPNEVVAKFKETTVKGSQFKKPLLEFSGACAGCGETPYAKLATQLFGDRMYISNATGCSSIWGGSAPSTPYTVNREGKGPAWANSLFEDNAEYGYGMALAQKALRKRLIASAESLLTTVENTDVKSALEQYLATKDSSTLNAPASTELIAALESCECDNEDRANILTNRDFLSKKSQWIFGGDGWAYDIGFGGLDHVIASGEDVNILVFDTEVYSNTGGQSSKSTPTGAIAQFAAAGKEVKKKDLAAIAMSYGYVYVAQIAQGADYNQCVKAFVEAESYPGPSLIIAYAPCINHGIKGGMKGAQTEEKRAVAAGYWHTFRFDPRLEEQGKNPFQLDSKEPTADYQEFLASEVRYSSLARSNPERAADLFAKAEASAKAKYKKLVRLASWED from the coding sequence ATGGCTAGAAAAATGAAAACCATGGATGGAAATAATGCCGCAGCTCATGTCTCCTATGCGTTTACCGATGTTGCAGCTATCTATCCAATCACACCATCTTCAGTTATGGCTGAAGTAACTGACGCATGGTCTGCGCAGGGAAGAAAAAACATTTTCGGACATGAAGTTCAGGTAAGTGAAATGCAATCCGAAGCTGGTGCAGCTGGTACAGTACACGGTTCCTTACAGGCCGGTGCTTTAACTACTACTTTTACTGCATCACAGGGTCTTCTTTTAATGATTCCTAACATGTACAAAATCGCAGGTGAATTACTCCCTTGCGTTATTGACGTTTCTGCCCGTGCATTAGCAAGCCACGCGCTGTCTATCTTCGGTGATCACTCCGACGTTTATGCATGCCGCCAGACAGGTTTTGCAATGCTTTGTTCCGGAAATGTACAGGAAGTTATGGATTTAGGTGCTGTTGCACATCTTTCCACTATTAAATCCCGCGTTCCTTTCCTTCATTTCTTCGACGGTTTCAGAACTTCTCATGAGATTCAGAAGGTTGAGACCTGGGATTATGAAGATTTAAAAGAAATGACTGACTTAGATGCTGTTGCTGCTTTCCGTAAGCGCGCATTAAATCCTGAGCACCCCGTAACACGCGGTACTGCACAGAACCCCGACATTTTCTTCCAGGCTAGAGAAGCAAGTAATCCTTACTATGATGCCGTTCCCGGTATTGTAGAAGAATATATGAATAAAGTAAATGCCAAAATCGGAACAGATTACAAACTGTTCAATTACTATGGCGCTCCTGATGCAGAGCATGTAATCATCGCTATGGGTTCCGTATGTGATACCATTGAAGAGACAATTGATTACTTAGTAGCAGAAGGCGCGAAAGTAGGTTTAATCAAAGTAAGACTTTACAGACCTTTCTCCGTAAAACACTTACTGGATGTTATTCCTGACTCCGTTAAGCAGCTCAGTGTACTTGACAGAACAAAAGAGCCCGGAGCTCTTGGTGAGCCTTTATGGTTAGATATCGTAGCTGCCTTAAAGGATACGAAATTCAAAGACATTCCTGTATTAACAGGTCGTTATGGTTTAGGTTCCAAAGATACTACTCCCGGACAGATTGCTTCTGTTTATAAAAATACAGAGAAAAAGAAATTTACAATCGGTATCGTTGATGATGTTACTCACCTTTCACTTGAAACAACCAAGAAATTCAACACAACTCCTGAAGCAACTATCAGCTGCAAATTCTGGGGTCTTGGTGCGGATGGTACAGTAGGTGCTAACAAGAACTCCATCAAGATTATCGGTGACCATACAGACATGTATGCTCAGGCTTATTTCGATTATGATTCCAAGAAATCAGGTGGTATCACTACTTCCCACTTACGTTTCGGAAAAGCTCCTATCAAATCTACATACCTTGTAAGCCAGGCGAACTTTGTTGCTTGTCATAATCCTTCTTATGTTAGAAAATACAACATGGTTCAGGATTTAAAAGAAGGCGGTTCCTTCTTACTTAACTGTGGTTGGTCCATGGAAGAGATCGAAGCTCACTTACCTGGACAGGTTAAGCGTTATATTGCTGAGCACAACATCAAATTCTACACCATTGACGGTATCAGCATTGGTAAGGAAATCGGTCTTGGCGGACGTATCAACACAGTATTACAGGCAGCTTTCTTCAAATTAGCAAACATCATTCCTGTGGATGATGCAGTTAAATATATGAAAGCAGCTGCTACCGCTTCTTACAGCAAGAAGGGTGACGCTGTTGTTAAGATGAACCATGATGCTATTGATCGTGGTATCACAGATGTAAAAGAAATTCAGGTTCCTGCTTCCTGGGCTAACGCAGAAGATGAAAGCCTCTTAAGCGAAGCAACTGGTTCCAGAAGAGAAATCGTTGACTATGTAAATAAGATTCAGAATGTTGTTAATGCACAGGATGGATACAGCTTACCAGTTTCTACTTTCGTAGACATGGCAGACGGTACTTTCCCCTTAGGTTCTGCTGCATTTGAAAAACGTGGTATTGCAGTTGATGTTCCTATGTGGAATCCTGATAACTGTATACAGTGTAACTTCTGTTCTTATGTTTGCCCTCATGCCTCCATTCGTCCTGTTGCTATGACAGAGGCTCAGGCTGCTAATGCTCCTGAAGGTTCAACTTATGTTGACTTAACAGGTATGGCTGGTTACAAATTTGCGATCTCCGTATCCGCTCTTGATTGCCAGGGTTGCGGATCTTGTGCAAATGTTTGTCCCGGCAAGAAAGGTGAGAAGGCTCTTACAATGGAAAGCCTTGACACTCAGCTGGATGCACAGAAATTATTTGATTACGGCGTTGAAATCGGCTTCCCTAATGAAGTGGTTGCTAAGTTCAAAGAGACAACCGTTAAGGGCAGCCAGTTCAAGAAACCTTTACTTGAGTTCTCCGGTGCCTGCGCAGGCTGCGGTGAAACACCTTATGCAAAACTTGCTACTCAGTTATTCGGAGACAGAATGTATATCTCCAATGCTACCGGATGCTCCTCTATCTGGGGCGGCAGTGCACCTTCCACTCCTTATACAGTAAATAGAGAAGGAAAAGGTCCCGCATGGGCTAACTCCTTATTCGAAGATAATGCAGAGTACGGTTATGGTATGGCACTTGCTCAGAAAGCTTTAAGAAAGCGTCTTATCGCTTCTGCAGAATCTCTGTTAACGACTGTAGAGAACACAGATGTGAAGTCTGCTCTTGAGCAATACCTTGCTACAAAAGATTCCAGTACTTTAAATGCTCCTGCTTCCACAGAATTAATTGCTGCTCTTGAGAGCTGTGAATGTGACAACGAAGACAGAGCAAACATCCTTACCAACAGAGACTTCTTATCCAAGAAATCACAGTGGATCTTCGGTGGTGACGGATGGGCTTACGATATCGGTTTCGGCGGCTTAGACCATGTAATTGCCAGTGGTGAAGATGTAAACATCCTTGTATTTGATACAGAGGTTTACTCCAATACAGGCGGTCAGTCCTCCAAATCCACACCTACCGGTGCGATCGCTCAGTTCGCAGCTGCCGGTAAAGAAGTTAAGAAGAAAGATCTTGCAGCTATCGCTATGAGCTACGGTTATGTATATGTAGCACAGATCGCTCAGGGTGCTGATTACAACCAGTGTGTGAAAGCATTTGTTGAGGCTGAAAGCTATCCCGGTCCTTCTCTTATCATCGCTTATGCTCCTTGTATCAACCATGGTATCAAAGGTGGTATGAAGGGTGCTCAGACAGAAGAGAAACGTGCTGTTGCTGCCGGATACTGGCATACCTTCCGTTTCGATCCTCGTCTTGAAGAACAGGGCAAGAATCCATTCCAGTTAGACTCCAAAGAGCCTACTGCTGATTACCAGGAATTCCTTGCAAGTGAAGTTAGATACAGCTCTCTTGCACGTTCTAATCCTGAAAGAGCGGCAGACCTCTTTGCTAAGGCTGAGGCAAGTGCTAAGGCGAAGTACAAGAAACTTGTACGTTTAGCTTCCTGGGAAGATTAA
- a CDS encoding O-antigen ligase family protein — translation MAEKLLTDSNLVMIAAAAIFLPYMLSGIILVAIALYIIINKQTREALIVHKGFKGVIYFQLFFQAVSLIYGNWMGVLGGFVFTLAAVLGIYQYRIMTAELYEKSLTIMCIFSCFSTIYALVEKVLISMDYLSYQRVCSIFFYPNYFATISATVILICVYKLLTGQGNKKIYLIAVTMNLINIYLSQSMFGWVEVLAGTAVMLFVLKYKRLLITFVAMAGVGIGMILLINPDIIPRISEASLTLSMRFKIWKDALSFIQEAPILGKGTMAYAYDTLQTGKLVVHSHSILFEFLLNYGILGTIVLFAAFGKFILDILKRCFYQKNTHITSLILGVAGAALVHGITDVTLMWVQTMPLFLFIMAGAGAIKKDEEEVVIAERIPGLVIQKVSPVIVYCRVSYDKSRHILMSKESGKDRISA, via the coding sequence ATGGCGGAAAAGTTACTGACAGACAGTAATTTGGTTATGATAGCAGCAGCGGCTATATTTCTGCCCTACATGCTATCAGGTATTATATTAGTTGCAATAGCCTTATATATAATAATCAACAAACAGACAAGAGAAGCCTTAATTGTACATAAGGGCTTTAAAGGTGTGATTTATTTTCAGCTGTTCTTCCAGGCAGTTTCCTTAATTTACGGCAACTGGATGGGAGTACTGGGAGGTTTTGTATTTACACTTGCAGCAGTCCTTGGAATATATCAATACCGGATTATGACCGCAGAGCTTTACGAGAAGAGTCTTACAATAATGTGTATATTCAGCTGCTTCTCAACAATATATGCTTTGGTGGAAAAGGTACTTATCTCTATGGATTATTTAAGCTATCAGAGAGTATGCAGCATTTTCTTCTATCCAAACTATTTTGCTACCATCTCTGCAACAGTAATACTTATTTGTGTATACAAACTGCTGACAGGCCAGGGAAATAAGAAAATATACCTGATTGCCGTTACAATGAACCTGATCAATATCTATTTAAGCCAAAGTATGTTCGGCTGGGTAGAAGTATTAGCCGGAACCGCCGTAATGTTATTTGTATTAAAATATAAACGGCTGCTGATTACCTTTGTCGCTATGGCAGGAGTCGGTATTGGCATGATACTGCTCATCAACCCTGATATTATTCCAAGAATATCAGAAGCAAGTCTGACCCTCAGTATGCGTTTCAAGATATGGAAGGATGCGCTGTCCTTCATACAGGAAGCCCCTATACTTGGAAAAGGAACCATGGCCTATGCATACGACACACTTCAGACCGGCAAACTGGTTGTACATTCCCACAGCATATTATTTGAGTTCCTGTTAAATTACGGAATCCTTGGAACCATCGTGCTGTTTGCAGCCTTTGGAAAGTTTATACTGGACATCTTAAAAAGATGCTTTTACCAGAAGAATACCCATATAACCTCTTTGATCTTAGGAGTGGCAGGAGCAGCGCTGGTACACGGAATAACCGATGTAACACTGATGTGGGTGCAGACAATGCCCTTATTCCTCTTTATCATGGCAGGAGCTGGAGCAATAAAGAAAGACGAAGAAGAAGTAGTGATTGCTGAAAGAATTCCCGGACTGGTCATACAGAAGGTATCTCCTGTTATTGTGTACTGCAGGGTATCCTATGATAAATCCAGACATATCTTAATGAGCAAAGAGAGTGGCAAAGACAGAATAAGCGCTTAA